In Synechococcus sp. CC9616, the following are encoded in one genomic region:
- a CDS encoding ferredoxin:protochlorophyllide reductase (ATP-dependent) subunit B: MQLTLWTYEGPPHVGAMRIAASMQGVHYVLHAPQGDTYADLLFTMIERRGQRPPVTYTTFQARDLGGDTAELVKRHVREAVDRFQPDALLVGESCTAELIQDQPGALAQGMGLEMPVVTLELPAYSKKENWGAAETFYQLVRSLLKAQVPEQTSHDPRAWKQEGRRPRVNLLGPSLLGFRCRDDVLEVQRLLTLHGIDVGVVAPLGAGVSDVQRLPQADLNVCLYPEVAESTCSWLERNFGIPFSRTVPIGIGATHDFLCEVHGLLGMDPPDRREGHQRSRLPWYSESVDSTYLTGKRVFIFGDGTHALAAARICKEELGFKVVGLGTYSREMARPVRAAAKAMGLEALICDDYLAVEAAMAEAAPELVLGTQMERHSAKRLGIPCAVISTPMHVQDVPARTSPQMGWEGANVIFDDWVHPLMMGLEEHLIGMFRHDFEFVDGHQSHLGHAGVSGAASDSTEPSDVPDVDGDSPVWTIDGEAELKKIPFFVRGKVRRNAEAYAREVGCREISSETLYDAKAHYKA, encoded by the coding sequence TGCACTACGTGCTCCATGCACCGCAGGGGGACACCTACGCCGATCTCCTGTTCACGATGATCGAGCGGCGGGGGCAGCGACCGCCCGTCACTTACACCACGTTCCAGGCCCGCGATCTCGGTGGCGACACCGCCGAACTCGTGAAGCGGCATGTGCGCGAGGCCGTTGACCGTTTCCAACCTGATGCCCTGCTGGTGGGTGAAAGCTGCACGGCGGAGCTAATCCAGGACCAACCCGGCGCCCTTGCCCAGGGCATGGGCCTTGAGATGCCTGTCGTGACGTTGGAGCTACCCGCCTACAGCAAGAAGGAGAACTGGGGAGCCGCAGAAACCTTCTACCAGCTGGTTCGCAGTCTGCTGAAAGCACAGGTGCCAGAGCAGACCAGTCACGACCCACGGGCCTGGAAGCAGGAGGGACGTCGACCGCGGGTCAATCTCCTTGGCCCCTCATTGCTTGGTTTCCGCTGTCGCGACGATGTTCTCGAGGTGCAACGACTGCTCACCTTGCATGGAATTGATGTGGGGGTCGTTGCTCCCCTGGGAGCCGGCGTAAGCGATGTGCAGCGTTTGCCCCAGGCGGATCTGAATGTCTGCCTGTACCCCGAGGTCGCTGAATCGACCTGCAGCTGGCTGGAGCGCAACTTCGGCATCCCCTTCTCCCGTACCGTTCCGATCGGGATCGGTGCCACCCACGATTTCCTCTGTGAAGTGCACGGGCTGCTGGGCATGGATCCCCCCGACCGCCGCGAGGGGCATCAGCGATCCCGCCTGCCCTGGTACTCCGAGTCGGTGGATTCCACTTATCTCACAGGGAAAAGGGTGTTCATCTTTGGAGACGGCACCCATGCCCTGGCGGCGGCCAGGATCTGTAAAGAGGAACTGGGCTTCAAGGTTGTTGGCCTCGGGACCTACAGCCGCGAGATGGCCAGGCCAGTGCGGGCCGCGGCCAAGGCGATGGGGCTGGAGGCACTGATCTGCGATGACTACCTGGCCGTCGAGGCAGCCATGGCTGAAGCAGCTCCGGAGCTGGTGCTCGGCACGCAGATGGAACGCCACAGCGCCAAGCGACTGGGGATCCCATGCGCCGTGATCAGCACACCGATGCACGTGCAGGACGTTCCGGCACGGACTAGCCCGCAGATGGGCTGGGAAGGGGCAAATGTGATTTTCGACGACTGGGTACACCCATTGATGATGGGCCTGGAGGAACACCTGATCGGTATGTTCCGCCACGACTTTGAATTTGTGGACGGACACCAGAGCCATCTCGGACACGCTGGCGTTTCCGGTGCAGCGAGCGATTCAACAGAACCAAGTGATGTTCCAGATGTCGACGGGGACTCTCCGGTCTGGACCATCGATGGTGAAGCTGAACTCAAGAAGATCCCCTTCTTTGTCCGTGGCAAGGTCCGGCGAAATGCCGAGGCCTATGCCCGTGAAGTGGGCTGCCGGGAAATCAGTAGCGAGACGCTGTATGACGCCAAAGCCCACTACAAGGCTTGA